A stretch of Physeter macrocephalus isolate SW-GA chromosome 6, ASM283717v5, whole genome shotgun sequence DNA encodes these proteins:
- the C6H12orf71 gene encoding LOW QUALITY PROTEIN: uncharacterized protein C12orf71 homolog (The sequence of the model RefSeq protein was modified relative to this genomic sequence to represent the inferred CDS: inserted 1 base in 1 codon), whose protein sequence is METTVQTYNSIRSQMLPGDLSQRFTSDVETNQLRLAPSSSNLAPEGLWTLEADLVPLLPSSFPQSHSFFLSFEDPRDEGDLRFAPLNSTAHSFSSSSESNLSLSVGYFPGEDNFSHENIISCEDTSPEGPSIHFVPPIQGTWRTENIGRLLGKRDQIQDDPEQFCEISITLAWDVDMASKNSDSMANWDLSGDNQWIDKYPKEKTQLTLSKLDGLVQKLEKFLQNQKDDEDEDSVFHESVQEEDSQLSSSSPPGMAQLGHQEHESCQDLTKFNPSENEDVIQFAQIPPRLQKHELLLNQVTGSQRTSIAEPSSISSGPQEKEDTHSSTQALSCLNFGWIFRWLRHQVPSSXLGREHPEKATESPHQLAQKKRLSHRSKRIQPQESLELGHPISPDF, encoded by the exons ATGGAGACCACTGTGCAGACATACAACAGTATCCGTTCACAGATGCTGCCCGGAGATCTGAGCCAGAG ATTCACCAGTGATGTAGAAACAAATCAGCTGAGGCTGGCTCCCAGCAGCAGCAACCTAGCTCCAGAGGGCCTCTGGACGCTGGAGGCAGATCTGG TACCATTATTACCTTCTTCTTTTCCCCAATCccactcattttttctttcttttgaagatCCCCGGGATGAGGGAGACCTGAGATTTGCACCTTTGAACTCCACGGCGCACTCATTCTCCAGCAGCTCCGAATCAAACCTGAGTCTCTCTGTAGGCTATTTCCCCGGTGAGGACAACTTTTCCCATGAGAACATTATCTCCTGTGAAGACACATCTCCTGAAGGTCCTTCAATCCACTTTGTCCCTCCTATCCAAGGGACATGGCGGACTGAAAACATAGGGAGACTCCTGGGGAAACGAGACCAAATACAGGACGACCCAGAGCAGTTTTGTGAAATAAGCATCACCCTGGCCTGGGATGTTGACATGGCCTCTAAGAATTCAGACTCGATGGCTAACTGGGACCTAAGTGGAGACAACCAGTGGATAGACAAGTATCCCAAAGAGAAGACACAACTGACTCTCAGCAAACTGGATGGTCTTGTGCAAAAGCTTGAGAAATTTCTACAGAACCAGAAAGATGATGAAGATGAGGACTCTGTGTTCCACGAATCTGTTCAGGAGGAAGACTCTCAGCTGTCTAGCAGCTCCCCGCCAGGTATGGCTCAGCTTGGTCATCAAGAACATGAGAGCTGTCAAGACTTGACCAAGTTCAACCCATCAGAAAATGAAGATGTCATCCAGTTTGCACAGATTCCTCCAAGGCTTCAGAAACATGAGCTTTTGCTGAA CCAGGTCACTGGCAGCCAAAGGACAAGTATTGCAGAGCCCTCCTCAATCTCATCAGGTCCGCAAGAGAAGGAGGACACTCACTCCAGCACACAAGCCCTCTCCTGTCTGAACTTCGGGTGGATCTTCCGCTGGCTAAGGCACCAAGTCCCCTCTT TTTTGGGGAGAGAGCACCCCGAGAAGGCCACTGAGAGCCCCCATCAGCTAGCACAAAAGAAACGACTCTCTCACAGAAGCAAGAGAATCCAACCACAAGAATCCCTCGAATTAGGACACCCCATATCGccagatttttaa